The Anopheles coluzzii chromosome 2, AcolN3, whole genome shotgun sequence genome window below encodes:
- the LOC120951963 gene encoding LIM/homeobox protein Awh-like, with amino-acid sequence MMDIKLEQLKTELRICTACGEPIADKYLFDIDGCAWHGSCLRCSVCLTLLERQPSCYFRDRQVYCRTDYIKMFGAKCSKCCRTIAASDWVRKARDLVFHLACFSCDTCGRQLSTGEQFALIDDKVMCKIHYMDTVEDGSNSSDDGCSSDGYNKNKSKRVRTTFTEEQLQVLQANFQIDSNPDGQDLERIAQLTGLSKRVTQVWFQNSRARQKKHTHVPRDHNPNLFSALRQDLNNNSSGQTSLGDHDHGPGMGKHPGAMFNSHVNLINLMV; translated from the exons ACAGAGCTGCGAATATGCACCGCCTGCGGGGAACCGATCGCCGATAAGTACCTTTTTGATATCGATGGCTGTGCCTGGCACGGATCCTGCCTGCGCTGTTCCGTTTGTCTGACGCTGCTCGAACGGCAACCGTCGTGCTACTTTCGCGACCGACAAGTCTACTGCCGGACGGATTACATCAA AATGTTTGGCGCCAAATGCTCCAAGTGCTGCCGCACGATTGCCGCCTCCGACTGGGTGCGGAAGGCGCGCGATCTCGTGTTCCATCTGGCCTGCTTTTCGTGCGACACTTGCGGCCGGCAGCTCTCGACCGGCGAACAGTTCGCCCTGATCGACGATAAGGTGATGTGCAAGATCCACTACATGGACACGGTGGAAGATGGATCGAACTCGAGCGATG ATGGGTGCAGCAGCGACGGCTACAACAAGAACAAATCGAAGCGCGTCCGGACGACCTTTACCGAGGAGCAGCTGCAGGTGCTGCAGGCCAACTTCCAGATCGACAGCAACCCGGACGGGCAGGACCTCGAGCGGATAGCGCAGCTGACCGGGCTGAGCAAGCGGGTGACGCAGGTTTGGTTCCAGAACTCGCGTGCCCGCCAAAAGAAGCACACCCACG TTCCACGCGATCACAACCCCAATCTGTTCAGCGCACTGCGACAGGActtgaacaacaacagcagcggaCAGACGAGCCTAGGCGATCACGATCACGGTCCAGGGATGGGCAAACATCCCGGTGCCATGTTCAACTCACACG TGAACCTCATCAATCTGATGGTGTAA
- the LOC120961421 gene encoding LIM/homeobox protein Awh: MKTEFKTCGSCAEPITDRYIFEVNGSAWHGSCLRCTVCFCPLERQVSCYLRDGDMYCKSDYIKKFKTSCAKCARSISATDWVRRAREYVFHLACFACDSCGRQLSTGEQFAICEDRVLCKTHYMELIDDGTTSSEDGLDADGNGKNKTKRIRTTFTEEQIQILQANFQVDSNPDGQDLERIALATGLSKRVTQVWFQNSRARQKKHVHGKCFRRD; this comes from the exons ATGAAG ACGGAATTTAAAACATGCGGTAGCTGTGCGGAACCGATCACCGATCGCTACATCTTCGAGGTGAACGGCAGTGCGTGGCACGGGTCCTGCCTGCGCTGCACCGTGTGCTTCTGCCCGCTCGAGCGTCAGGTCTCGTGCTATCTGCGCGACGGTGACATGTACTGCAAATCGGATTACATCAA AAAGTTCAAGACGAGCTGTGCCAAGTGTGCCCGCTCGATATCGGCCACCGATTGGGTACGGCGCGCCCGCGAGTACGTGTTCCATCTGGCGTGCTTTGCGTGTGATTCCTGCGGCCGGCAGCTATCGACGGGCGAGCAGTTCGCAATCTGCGAGGATCGCGTCCTGTGCAAGACGCACTACATGgagctgatcgacgacgggaCGACATCGAGCGAGGATGGGCTGGATGCGGACGGGAATGGGAAGAACAAAACCAAGCGCATCCGGACGACGTTCACGGAGGAGCAGATCCAGATCCTGCAGGCCAACTTCCAGGTGGACAGCAACCCGGATGGGCAGGATTTGGAGAGAATTGCGCTGGCGACGGGGTTGAGCAAGCGGGTGACGCAGGTTTGGTTCCAGAACTCGCGCGCTCGCCAGAAGAAGCACGTGCATGGTAAGTGTTTCCGTAGGGATTGA
- the LOC120961420 gene encoding uncharacterized protein LOC120961420, translating into MKLAALFGSTLLVICMQMVSCSSMTPVYGAKAPASPADCPAHSYVASKRVGIYPETPSAHLYGSVESSEEHPTTVDHYMPMGPCKDGHCAGKRLPVSICVQLPGAAPKKLSKNLLQQIICSLMHDPAAPASPAHYMPYEPQHKKPCEYPKKPCECSKKPYAPPKEPCDKPKETYEPVHKVYEPTPKPCTHEPTKKPYTPPCKPTYAPEKESYEAPKKPYTPHVPCKATYAPEKESPKKPYPVQKPTYGASVEMYESPKKSYAQQHEVYSPPKESYARVQYGAPKEPCATTPKPCYKPTTPAPCTTGRPTSYPTHPTPPAHPYTYPTAHPPTATYAPYTAAPRYPSMSYNAPSYPKPSPGSYESKAPVPTYPKTSKKTCGCAEHSRPSHSYGY; encoded by the coding sequence ATGAAGCTGGCAGCACTTTTCGGCTCGACGTTGCTCGTCATCTGTATGCAGATGGTTAGCTGCAGCAGCATGACACCAGTGTACGGTGCAAAAGCTCCAGCATCCCCCGCCGACTGTCCTGCTCACAGTTACGTTGCGAGCAAGCGGGTAGGAATCTATCCCGAAACTCCTAGCGCCCATCTTTATGGCAGCGTCGAGAGCAGCGAGGAACATCCGACCACCGTCGACCACTACATGCCTATGGGACCGTGCAAGGATGGCCATTGTGCCGGCAAACGGCTGCCCGTGTCAATCTGTGTGCAGCTGCCTGGGGCGGCACCGAAGAAACTGTCCAAGAACCTGCTCCAGCAGATTATCTGCTCGCTGATGCACGATCCAGCGGCACCCGCTTCGCCCGCCCACTACATGCCGTACGAACCGCAGCACAAGAAACCCTGCGAATATCCGAAGAAACCGTGCGAATGCAGCAAAAAGCCTTACGCGCCACCGAAGGAGCCGTGCGACAAGCCGAAGGAGACCTACGAACCAGTGCACAAGGTGTACGAACCTACGCCAAAGCCTTGCACTCACGAACCGACCAAGAAGCCGTACACTCCACCATGCAAACCGACCTACGCTCCCGAGAAGGAGTCGTACGAAGCGCCCAAGAAGCCGTACACTCCGCACGTGCCATGCAAAGCGACCTACGCTCCGGAGAAGGAATCGCCCAAGAAGCCTTACCCCGTGCAGAAACCGACCTACGGAGCATCGGTAGAGATGTACGAATCCCCGAAGAAGTCTTACGCCCAGCAGCATGAAGTGTACAGCCCGCCGAAAGAATCGTATGCGCGTGTACAGTACGGTGCGCCAAAGGAGCCTTGCGCAACTACTCCCAAGCCTTGCTATAAGCCAACCACTCCGGCTCCCTGTACCACCGGCCGTCCTACCTCCTACCCAACGCATCCCACTCCGCCAGCCCATCCCTACACCTACCCCACTGCCCATCCACCGACCGCCACCTACGCTCCGTACACGGCGGCGCCACGCTACCCCTCAATGTCGTACAATGCGCCCAGCTACCCGAAGCCCAGCCCGGGCAGCTACGAATCGAAGGCACCGGTACCGACCTATCCGAAGACATCGAAGAAGACGTGCGGCTGTGCTGAACACTCGCGTCCCAGCCATAGCTACGGCTATTAG